The following is a genomic window from Quadrisphaera sp. RL12-1S.
GCCCTGGGGTTCGTCCGGGCCGTCCACGAGGCGGGGCTGTCCGTCCCCGGCGACGTGTCCGTGGTCAGTTTCGACGACAACGAGTTCGCCCCGCAGGTGCACCCGCCGCTCACCACGGTCCGCCAGTCCTTCGGGGTGGTCGGCTCGCGGTGCATGGAGATCCTGCTGGCGCTGATCTCCGGGGACGACGTCGACACCACCCCGGCCGTGCCGGAGCTCGTGGTGCGGCAGTCGACCCGTCGCGCCTGAGCCTCCTCTCGAGCTGCCCGTCCGAGGGGTGGGAGAAGGGGTCCTGACAGACAGGGCGAACGTTCGCCCAAAACCCTTGACGCGCCTCTAGGCGAACGTTCACACTCATGGCACCGGTCGAGCGGGTGCGCTGGACGGGTGGGGAGGACGGCCGCGCCGAGGCGGCGTCCGCTCCCTCCCGACCGCCCGCGAGGCCGTCGGTGCCACGTCGGTGTGGTGCCTCCGCCAGGCACCCAGGAGGACGCGACGATGCGCATCGGGCACCACACCATCACCTGGGGAGGGGTCGTCGGACACCCCGCCGGTGTCACCAGCACCAAGGACCTCCACTACCTGTCCCAAGGGTCGGTGGTCGAGGCGGTCCAGCAGATCGGCGCCGTCGGCTACGAGGGCACCGAGGTCTTCGACGGCAACCTCGCGGCCCTCGCCGACACGCCGGAGGTGCTCCTGGAGGCGCTGGCGGCGGCGCAGGTGGAGCTGGTCAGCGTCTACGCGGGGGCGAACTTCGTCTACGCGGACGCGCTGCCGGACGAGATGGCCCGCCTGCGCCGCAGCTGCGAGCTGGCCCAGCGCTTCGGTGCCTCGCGCCTGGTGGTCGGCGGCGGCGCCCGCCGCGCCGCAGGGACGCCCGACGCCGACTACGACCGCCTCGGCGCCGCGCTCGACGTGGTCGACGACCTGGCCGCCGACCACGGCCTCGAGGCCAGCTACCACCCGCACCTGTCGACCATCGTCGAGTCCCCGGCGGAGCTCGAGAGGCTCATGGACCGCACGCGCATCGGGTTCTGCCCCGACACCGCCCACCTCGCCGCCGGCGGTGGAGACCCGGCGGCGCTCGTCCGGCGCTACCCGGACCGCCTCAAGCACGTGCACCTCAAGGACATCGACCTGCGCACCGGAGCGTTCCTGCCCCTCGGGCAGGGCGACCTCGACCTCGCCGACGTCCTCGCCGCCGTCGCCGAGACCGGCTACGACAGCTGGCTCATGGTCGAGCTCGACTCCGCTGACGGGTCGCCCCAGGAGGCGGCCGCGGCCAGCCTCGCCCACCTCCGGGGTCTGCTCAGCGGCCTGCCGAACCGCGCCACCGCCTGACGCCCCACCGCCCCACCGCCTCACCGCCTCACCGCCTCACCGCACGCCC
Proteins encoded in this region:
- a CDS encoding sugar phosphate isomerase/epimerase family protein, which codes for MRIGHHTITWGGVVGHPAGVTSTKDLHYLSQGSVVEAVQQIGAVGYEGTEVFDGNLAALADTPEVLLEALAAAQVELVSVYAGANFVYADALPDEMARLRRSCELAQRFGASRLVVGGGARRAAGTPDADYDRLGAALDVVDDLAADHGLEASYHPHLSTIVESPAELERLMDRTRIGFCPDTAHLAAGGGDPAALVRRYPDRLKHVHLKDIDLRTGAFLPLGQGDLDLADVLAAVAETGYDSWLMVELDSADGSPQEAAAASLAHLRGLLSGLPNRATA